Proteins co-encoded in one Deltaproteobacteria bacterium genomic window:
- a CDS encoding AMP-binding protein: protein MNRKVTFPTRNFVCLLEDTAARFPEKPALVCPDETLSYRVLHERAAGFARELADRGVRPGDRVALVLPNHWSFAAAMLGIWKLGATAVPLSPLLKSEERDAILADVDAALVVERLAARTGVWSTVPEGVAPAHFGYSSGSTGRPKGAVFTHAALTFANHSWADMMAVVPEDVVLSVLPLPHSFGLNGSLLAPLLRGATVVLPGGFAPDEVLAAMQEHRVTLFLGVATMFRRLLSTPEFAGADLSSLRLSVSGAAPCPWDLASEWRRRAGHRILRGYGMTELFRPISYLASEPEDRPECIGRAVPGVEVRVVADAGAESGDGDTGELRIRTPAALQGYWNDPAPVLEDGWFRTGDLARISSGGFVEITGRLRERILRGGYSVFPEEVEAVLAEHPDVAEAAVIGVPHPELGEEVAAFVVVKPGAGPGTDTLAAYCADRLARFKYPRHIRLVSELPKGATGKVVKAELLRRWRATTSSSDRPGRTGSP from the coding sequence GGGAACTCGCGGACCGGGGCGTCCGGCCCGGCGACCGGGTGGCGTTGGTGTTGCCCAACCACTGGAGCTTCGCGGCGGCGATGCTGGGCATCTGGAAGCTCGGCGCCACCGCGGTGCCGTTGAGCCCGCTGCTGAAGTCCGAGGAACGGGACGCGATCCTGGCGGACGTGGATGCGGCTTTGGTGGTGGAGCGTTTGGCGGCGCGGACCGGTGTGTGGAGCACGGTGCCGGAAGGGGTCGCGCCGGCCCACTTCGGCTACAGTTCGGGCAGCACCGGCCGGCCCAAGGGCGCCGTGTTCACCCACGCGGCGCTGACCTTCGCGAACCACTCATGGGCCGACATGATGGCGGTGGTGCCGGAAGACGTGGTCTTGTCGGTGCTGCCGTTGCCCCATTCCTTTGGTCTCAACGGTTCCTTGCTGGCTCCGCTGCTCAGGGGCGCCACCGTCGTGCTGCCCGGGGGATTCGCTCCGGACGAGGTGCTCGCCGCCATGCAAGAGCACCGCGTCACCCTGTTCCTGGGCGTGGCCACCATGTTCCGGCGACTGTTGAGCACGCCGGAGTTTGCCGGCGCCGACCTGTCGTCGCTGCGCCTCTCGGTGTCGGGCGCGGCGCCGTGCCCCTGGGACCTCGCTTCGGAGTGGCGCCGCCGCGCCGGCCACCGCATCCTCCGGGGTTACGGCATGACCGAGTTGTTCCGGCCCATCTCGTATCTGGCGTCGGAGCCGGAGGACCGGCCGGAATGCATCGGGCGGGCGGTGCCGGGCGTCGAGGTTCGGGTGGTGGCGGACGCGGGCGCGGAATCCGGGGACGGAGACACGGGCGAACTCCGAATCAGGACTCCAGCCGCGCTGCAAGGGTACTGGAACGATCCGGCCCCGGTGCTGGAGGACGGCTGGTTCCGCACCGGCGATCTCGCCCGGATATCCTCCGGCGGGTTCGTGGAGATCACCGGACGCCTCCGGGAACGCATCCTCCGGGGCGGCTACTCGGTTTTCCCCGAGGAAGTCGAGGCGGTGCTGGCCGAGCACCCGGACGTTGCCGAGGCCGCGGTGATAGGGGTGCCGCATCCGGAACTGGGCGAGGAGGTAGCCGCGTTCGTGGTGGTGAAACCGGGTGCCGGTCCGGGAACCGACACCCTGGCGGCCTACTGCGCGGACCGGCTGGCCCGCTTCAAGTACCCGCGGCACATCCGCCTCGTGTCCGAGTTGCCCAAGGGGGCGACCGGAAAGGTCGTGAAGGCGGAGCTGTTGAGGCGTTGGCGGGCGACTACTTCTTCGTCTGACCGACCAGGAAGGACAGGCTCTCCCTGA